The following is a genomic window from Pelosinus sp. IPA-1.
ATTGGCGTTACAGGTATGACAGTCAGCCAAGTGTTTGGTTGTGGATTACAAAAAGGCCATACGGAAGTGTATCGCGGCAAAGAATATAATATTAATCTTTTAGCTGGTATCAAAGTTGAAATAGTCGTATGCGAAGTACCTGTAACAACAGTAGTAGAAACAATCAAAAAAGTATGTCGTACAGGAAAAATCGGGGATGGCAAAATCTTTGTTTATCCAATCGAAAATGCCGTTCGAATTCGCACTGGCGAAGAAGGGGATATTGCGATCATCGATCCCCAAGAGATTAAATCATAACATTCTTTTACTAGCACTTTCTATTATAACGATAATCCTCCTTTTGAACCTGACAGTTTTAGCTGTCAGGTTCTTTTTTACGTCAAAAATTAGATTCTCTCTATTAGGATTGCATTAACTTTACAATATATTCTATCTTCACCCAATTGACACGCTTTTAAAATCCTGCTATATTCTACTTATAACTTTTATAGTAAACAGGTAGACAATATTTTGCGCATACCGCAGAATATTGTACACTTGTCAAGGACAAAGATGTCCTAAGGAATATTCCTTAGGACATCTTTGTCCTTTTTCATTTAATTTTCTCTTTATGTTACTACTATAAACTAGGAGGAATATGGCATGAAACAGCTAATTATTAGAATAGGTACCTATATTCTCTTTATGATGTTTACTACAACAACGGCCTTCGCAGAAGCCTCGGTATCTAATGAATTTCCCAAAATCGACACGGGTGACACTGCTTTTTTATTAACATGCGCTGCACTCGTTATGCTGATGACGCCTGGCCTAGCATTATTTTATGGCGGTATGGTGAGGGCTAAAAATGTATTGAGTATCATCATGCAAAGTTTTTTTCTAATTGGCCTAATTTCAGTTCAATGGATATTATTTGGTTATACCTTAGCCTTTGGCCCTGATATAAACCACTTAATTGGAAGTTTTTCCTGGCTAGGTCTCGCTACTGTCGGACAAGTGCCGAATACGGATTATGCAGCAACGGTTCCACATATGGCTTTTATGATTTTCCAGGCTATGTTTGCTATTATTACTCCAGCTGTAATCAGTGGTGCCTTTGCCGAAAGGATGAAATTCCCCGCTTTTATTCTTTTCACGCTCCTGTGGGCCACCTTTGTTTACGATCCTTTTGCTCATTGGGTATGGGGCACAGGTGGCTGGCTACGAGAAATGGGGCTGCTAGATTTCGCCGGTGGTACGGTGATCGAAATCTTATCAGGTATATCTGGACTTATCATTGCGATCTTTATCGGAAAACGTAAGGATTATAATACCGAGGTTATTCTCCCCCACCATCTTCCAATGACCGTTCTCGGCGCCTCTTTACTATGGTTTGGTTGGTTAGGTTTTAATGCAGGCAGTGCCTTTGGCGCCAATGGTTTGGCTGTACATGCTTTTGTTACTACCCATGCTGCAGGTGCAGCGGCCACCTTGACTTGGGTAATGACCGAATGGCTATATCATGGTAAACCAACTGTTTTAGGTGCCGTCAGTGGTGGCATCGCTGGATTAGTATCTATTACACCTGCAGCAGGGTTTGTCGATGTCCTGCCCGCCGCTTTTATTGGAGGTATATCAGGCGTTTTATGTTTCTTATCTGTTAGCCGCTTAAAAGCAAAATTCAGTTACGACGACTCTCTTGACGTTTTTGGCGTCCATGGCATCGGCGGCATTTGGGGAACTTTTGCTACTGGCTTATTTGCATCGAAAGCGATAAACCCAGCAGGAGCAGACGGCTTCTTTTTTGGCAACCCTCATCAATTAACGATACAATTAATTGGCATTGGAGCCAGCGTACTCTTCGCAGCAGCCGGAACCTATATGATCCTCAAAATCATCAGCGCTCTTGCTCCTATACGTGTTGATGCCGATCAAGAATCGGTAGGGCTTGATCTTACAGAACATGGTGAACGAGGCTACATCTATCAAGATCTAACAGCCGGATCTCCTCTTGCTTTCTCTGGCAATGAAGACCCTGCGCGAGAAATGACAAACCTAAATTGGGGAATTTGGCCACCAAAACCATAATTTATTATAAAAAGGTGGTAATAATAAATGAAAATGACCAAAATTGACATAGTAACTCGTCCCGGTAAATTGGAAGAATTAAAAGAGGCGTTAAATACGATTGGCGTTACCGGTATGACTGTAAGTCAAGTCTTTGGCTGTGGTTTACAGAAAGGCCATACAGAGATATATCGAGGTAAGGAGTATAACATTAACCTTTTAGCTGGCATCAAAATAGAAATCGTAGTATGTGAGGTCCCTGTCGAAAAGGTAATCGCAACAGTAAAAAGGGTGTGTTCTACGGGTAAAATCGGAGATGGAAAGATCTTTATTTATCCTATTGAAAATGCTATTCGAATTCGTACTGGTGAAGAAGGAGCTATTGCAATCCTAGATCCAAAAGATATAAGAAAAGACTTGGTTTAGGCCAAGTTCTCAAACGTAGGCAGAAGCCTTAGTCGTTCTTACTTGGAATCAAGAAAGTGTTATACTTTCTGATTCCGTAAAAAATATTTGACGTGGCGAGAGTTTACTATCGCTATATCTTTATTTCCTTTTAGATTCGAATAATTATTGACGTTGGAGCATAAAAAATGTACAATGAATCGACAAAAATACTAACTTTCAGCTAATATACATGATTAAGACTTGATAAAGACAGGGTGGATCACATGAAAGAAGAAACATTAAACAAATTACTGACAACAATGGAGAACATTGACCGGCGTCTACACAATCTAGAAGAACTCACTTCCGGGGAACTAAAGAAGATACACGCAACCATCGATCATCTTGCTACGGACAATCAAGATGACCTAATTATTACCCTACAACATATTGATGCAAAAGTAACTGCTATATTGGAAACACAAAAACTTAATTTTGAAATTCTAAAAGTCTTTTCTGGTGATCCAATACAGCACTAACAATCTAATATAAAAAGAAACACACGGTTTTTCCGTGTGTTTTTTTATCTTTTTTGATTTAAAACATCCCAAGCCTCTTTTAACCCTAACTTTAATTCATCTGTAGCTTTTTGAAGCTGCTCAAAAACCATTTCAATTTCAGATAGTTGTTTGTCATGTCCCATCTTCTCTAGCCGAGCTGCACAATCTACCACTGTCTGATTGCCAAAATATGTAGCGGCACCTTTTAAGCGATGAGCACTCATTTTTAGTTGGATGGCATCCTTTTCCGCTACTGCTTTTTCTATATTCTCCATATATTGGGCACCATTATCTAGAAAACAACTAATAACAGCTCTAACAGTTTCTACGTCATCCATGCATAACGTCATGAGTTGCTCCAGATAGGTACTATTCAAGACTTCTTGGTCCTCAGTTGGGTTTATTAAATCATCCTTCACCCCACTACCATACCTCTCTTGATCGATTTTTGTTAATATGGAAGTAAGTAAATCAAAATCTAGGGGTTTACTTACATATTCATCCAATCCTGCAGCTAGCATACGCTCCCGATCCCCTTTCATGGCATAAGCCGTCATAGCTATAATAGGAGTATGCTTAGTACCACCAGCTCTTTTTTCTACTTCACGAATCGCTGCGGTTGCTTGAATTCCATCCATTTCTGGCATTTGTATATCCATAAAAATTACATCAAAGTGCTCCGTCGAAAATAGTTCTACCCCTTGACGTCCATTACTCGCTAAGGTAACTATATGACCTTGATTCGACAGTAATTTTATAGCCACTTTTTGGTTAATAAATTCATCTTCAACTAATAGAATCTTCAGTGGTTTAATATTTTCATGTTCTTTATTGCTCTCCTGAGAGCCCAGTTCTAAGAGGCTGTTATCAGGGATATTCTTAGGTACAGCAAAGTCAATCGTGAAATAAAAAGAACTGCCTTTTCCTAAGCTGCTCTCTACCCATACCGCGCCATCCATACTTTCTACCAAATGTTTTACAATGCTAAGCCCTAAACCAGTGCCACCATATTTACGTGTCGTCGATGAATCAACTTGTGTAAACTTATGAAAAATAACATTAATCTTGTCCTGAGGAATACCGATCCCCGTATCCCGTACAGTAAATAAGAGTTTTATCGTCCCATCAAGCCGTTGCTTTACATTGACAGTAATGGCAATTAATCCACTTTTCGTAAATTTGACTGCATTATCTGCTAAATTCATTAAAATTTGCTGTAAACGCCTAGGATCGCCATACAATCCCATTGGTACGTCATCCTCAATATGGATCATACACTGTAGACCTTTTTTCCGTGATTTTATCTTTATAAGCCTACCAAATTCATTCATCATATCCTGCAATGAAAAATAAATACATTCCAATTCTAGCTTCCCATCATTTATTTTTGCTAAATCCAATAAATCATTTAACAAACCTAATAGCTTTTCTCCCGAAACCAATACCAATTCTAAACTTTCCCGCTGGTCAGGTTGTAATTTCGTTCCCAATACCAATTTCGCCATACCTAAGATACCATTCATCGGAGTACGAAGCTCATGACTAATAATCGCCAAAAAATTATCCTTCGCCTGGTTTGCATTTTCCGCTTTTTCTTTAGCCTCTCGCAGCGCTTTCTCCAATTGCAGTTTTTCCGTAATATCTTCGGAAATTGAAAAGGATAATATCATCTCACCAACTACCTTTGTTGTCAGATGCACGGATAAATCTTTTACTTCACCGGATGCGAGCCTATGCCGTGTCGTAAACTGATACTCTCCAATCTTAGCATATTGTTCTATATCCTGTTCCACTACATTGTGAGGCGACTCAAGCAATTCGGAAGTTAAGCGTCCAACTAAAGGGATTTGATAAAAGTTTTCTGCCGCTTTGTTAGCCTCCAGTATATGCCCTGTCTTACTTTCGATTATCATCATCAAAGCTTGATGATGATTAAACATCATATGAGCTAGTACTTCAGTCTGCAGTAGTTTTTCTTCTGATTGCAACAACTGTCCTAGGCGTTGCTCCGCCAAAATACGACTTGTAATATTCGATAATACAACGACCCTACCAACTACCTTCCCCTCATGCTCTAATAATTTAGAATTAACCTCATAATAGACATCTCCAAGTTGCATCGTAATAGAATAACGCACAGGGCCATCACCTTGAACCGCTTGTTTCAGCCATTTAGATGTTATCTTTTCTACCGAAATTCCTACTACATCACTTTTTTTAATATTTACGATCTTTTCAAGCCTGTGATTTATGTCGAGTATCCGATTTTTAGTATCAAGTACGACTACGCCTTCGCCCATATTTTCAAATATTATGTTTTTAGCCGTTGGCACTACGGCGACAAATTTAAAAGTAAGAAAACTAGTAACTACTATACATAGAAATGCTGCGGCTATGCTTATCATTGCACTATCCCAGCCTTCATATATAAAAAATCCAATCACATCTAACATAAGCCCTAAGAAGGTTATACTCCAAAACAACCATAATCCATATACAAATTGGTTTCGCCAAATATAGTAAGAAATCGAAAAAGAAGCTCCCGACAGCACTAATAGTAATGTAAGTTCTACATTCATTACGTCTCTCCAAAATCATTTTTTACTCTTAATATAGATTAATTATCTTAAAATTACATCATCCAAAGGATATAGATATTAAAAATAAAAATGGGAACATCTTCTATAGATATCCCCCAAAACAAAATAACCTTTTCTTATATAATACCAATTTTTTTTGCTCGGGCTACCGCTTTAATTCTGCTGTTAACCTCTAACTTACCAAAAATATGGTTTACATGTGTTTTAACAGTACCAATGGTAATTCCCATAGCCAAGGAAATCTCTCCGCTTGTAAAGCCGTTACCTAACATGATGAGAACCTCTCGCTCTCTCTCTGTCAACTGTTCGGTTAGTACTTCGTGTTCTAAAGTTCCTCCAGTTATCTTACAGTATTTATCAATCCCGTCCGCTACCGCTAGTACCAAATCTTCCTTGCAACAAGGTTTCATTAAAAAACGAAAAACATTACCCATATTTACTGCCTGCATTGCAACATCTAAATCTGCAAAACCGGTAATCATAATGCGAACCATAGCAGGCGCCATTGTACGTACAATTTGTAATAGTTCAATCCCATTCATTTCAGGCATGTACTGATCAGATACAATTACAGCAATCGAAGAATCCTTCTTTATTAATTCTAAGGCATCATTTGCATTCGTTGCTGTTATGACATGAGAATATCCCTCCAACATCTTCTTATGTACCAATAGGGCAATACCATCATCATCAACCAATAGGACTTTAGCTTTTTTCATGATAACCTCCCTATATAGCTACTTTTAAAAGCTATATAGTAAAAGAATTTGTATTTTTATGCATTAACCAACATTTACTATATTACTACAATTTTGAGTTAAAATCCTGCCTCTTTCGACAGGTTTTCATATTAAAATTGCATCTTTTGTAAGTAGTAAAGAGGTTTTGCCATTTTTTGAAGATATTCCTTGGCTTTTTGCCATAAAGTCGTAACAATAGTTTGTTGATCAAAACTATTTAGCTCAGCCTTATCGTCTACCATGCGATTTTAAAACGATCTCCCAGATCAATCTTCGATACAATTAAAGACAAATTAAATGGACTGAGCACTGTGTAATACAGGATTCAGTCCTTAGTAGCTTAAATAATTTCGTTTAAATTTTATGGACGCTTTACTATCGCGGTTCTATTTATTCGTTATATAGTCTAAAGTTGTTTCAATCGTCTCGATTAACACGACGTAGATTATGCCCCTTTATTTCATTGTACAGCATATATTTATAGGACATTTGCGTGCTTAGTATGATTTAATATCAATTATCAATAAACTCTATGCTCCAATTATAGCGGCTCGTATTCTCATCTTTTACATAATGAAAATATGCAGCAAAATTTGTTCCTTTTTTACTTTTTAGCCCCCGAAAACCTACCCGGCCATTTTGCAGCAACAGTCTAATCATTTCCGGCGAAACTTGCTTGCCAAAACTCGTAATGTATCGATCATCTTTCCATATCGCAAATTTACAGCCATTTTTCCAATTGCTACAACCAAAGCTTTTAGGCGTTTCCACCACAGGACTACTGCATTCCGGACACTGCCCCAATATTTCCACATCGCTGGCCACAGTACTTTTCGCGCCGAATTTCGGATCATTTTTTATATCATTAACTGATTTATTTATAAACTCTACTATCATATTAATAAAATCGCTTTTGTGAAATTTCCTTTTTTCAATATCGGCAAGTGTTTTTTCAAGCTTACCAGTATACTCTAAATCAAACAGATCAGGTACCGGAAAGCTTTCAACTAGCATTCTGCCTAGATCAGTGCAAACAAGACTTTTCCCTTTGGCTCTTATATAGCCAACGTCTTTTAGTTTTTTTATTGTCTCAGCCCTAGTTGCCGGTGTCCCGATACTAAATCCGCTCAGTATTGCCAACATCATTTCTTCAGAATCTTCTTTTTCATAACTTTTCCCACAAGTCTCCATAACCCGTAACAACGTTTTTTCGTTATGAGCTTTAGGGGCTTTACGCTTAATTTCAGTTACCTTTCCATTTTCGACTACCAACTGTTCCTTTTCCTTTATCATTGGCAAATCTACTTCTTTAGTAGTTACCTTCTCTATTTTTTTCCATCCCTCAGTAAGCTGAACTTTGCCTTTACTGATAAATATCCCTTTTAGCAGATTATCATCAATCTTAATAGTTAAAATAGTTTCCTCGCTCTCAGCAATAGGCATAAATTGCGCTAGAAAACGATTTTTTATTTCATCATAGACAATCTTTTCATCATTGGTTAAATTCCCCGGTAACATGTATGTAGGAATGATTGCTGAATGGCTTTCAACCTTTTTACTATCAAATATCCTTTTAGCCGTGTGAAATATAATCTCATTCGCAAATGGATTACCCTGCTTATGAGTATTTAATACTTTTTCAGTTTTCTCTATTAAACTTTCATCCAGAACCTGGCTAGCCGTACGCGGATAAGTAATAGCCTTTTTTTCATATAAAGATTGTGCTGTCTTTAATACTTTATCTGATGTCCAGTCTTTATATTTACTGGTGATAACCCCTTGTAGGTTCGATAAATTAAATAAAAATGGTGGATATTCTTTTTTTCTTTCAACCGTCTTGGCCATAACCACAGCGTTCTTGCCATTTATTTTCTCTCTTATGACGTCTAGATACTCTTGCTGCTCAAACTTTTCATTATCATCTTCATAATAGGTACCTTCAAACGTAACATTTTCGCGTGTATTAAATTCTGCGATCAATTTATAATACCTAGATTCTTGGAAGCTTTCTATTTCTTTATCACGATCATAAATAATCTTCAATGTTGGCAATAAGACCCGTCCAATATTTAAAACTTTTATTTTTTCGTCACCGCGATATTTTACAGTCGCCACTGAGGTAAGATTAATGCCAATTAGCCAATCGGCCAGTTGACGTCCTATTCCCGCATCCTGTAAAGATTGCATATTGCTATTAGGTTTTAAATTCTTCAATCCTCTTTGAACTTCGTCACTTGTCCATTCATTTAACAGTAATCTTTCAATCGGTTTCTGCGTTTTTAGATAAATTGTTATTTCATCGAAAATCACCTGTCCTTCGCGATCATCATCTGTTGCAGCAATAATCCCTTCAATATCTGATCTTGCAATCAAAGTATTTATAATATTAATTTGCTTTTGCGCCCCGCTATCCACTTGTTCTTTATTAATCCCAGAGGTTTTGACTTTATATTTAAATTCCTGTGGAATATAAGGGAAATTTTCCAATCGCCAGCCTTTTAACGACGGATCATAATCTTTCACATCATATAATTGCAATAAATGTCCGAAGGCCCAAGTTATTACATAGTCATTTCCTTCAATAAATCCATCTTTTCTAACCTTTGCATTTATTGCATCAGCAATATTTCTCGCTACAGATGGTTTTTCTGCAATAATCAATTTTTTCATTTTTTATTCAATAACAAAAAATTTGTTATCTCCTTTCATTGCATTTCGTTGGCATTATGTTTCGATTAGGCATTTTCTCATTTATTATTTTCTGCAACGCATACATGCTACTCCTACTATCTGTTAGCCCATCCACCGACAGGCCACCTTTTCATATAATTACCCCCCGTGCCTATGGTCGGGGGGTAATTATATGATTTTTTCTTATATTAAAATTTCTAATTGTTTTTGCAATTCTTCTGCCTTATTTACTAATGCGTAACTAGAAAAGGCAATCTCTTATAAGGGAGCAAAGTTCGAAGGCACTATTGCCTAAGTCTATTTACTACTGCAAATTTTATCAGCGTTCTTAATTTATGTCAATATTAATGCAGTTAGTCCCAATTTAGCTTATCACCCTGTATACCAACGGGTTGAAAAGTATCCTGAAAATGAATTTGCTATTTAAAAAGATATAGTATATAATTGTGTATGTGACTTTTATTGGGGCGTCGCCAAGCTGGTAAGGCACGGGATTCTGATTCCCGCATCCGCAGGTTCGAGTCCTGCCGCCCTAGCCATTACGACTTGAATAACTGCATTTTTTTGTTAATTAACCCTTATACTATTTGATAGTATAAGGGTTTTATATTTATCTCATTTTAAACCATCTCACAAATTCTTCACTCGGCAAAGGCCTTGAAAAGTAATATCCCTGTATTTCATCACATTGCAGTTTACGCAAGAATTCCAGTTCTTCCTTTGTTTCTACGCCTTCTGCTATGGTTTTTATTTTTAAACTTTTCCCAAGGGCAACCACCGATTCGATAATTGCCTCATTCACAGAAGCTACCGCCAATCCCCGCACAAAAGATTGATCTATTTTCAGCCGATCTAAAGGAAAATAACGCAAATAGCTAAGGCTTGAAAAGCCTGTACCAAAATCATCTAGCGATAAGCTAATTCCCATTCCCTTAATACTTTCTAATTGCTTAATCACAACTTCCAGTTGCCTCATTACAACACTTTCCGTTACTTCTAAATCCAAATACTTTGGATCTATGCCACTTTTTCTTATAACATCTCCAAGCATAATTAAAAAATCCGAATCATGAAATTGAATAGCAGATATATTTATTGACATTGGAATGGGAGGTAGCCCCATTTCAATCCATCGCCCGTGTTGCCTGCAAGCTTCTAATAAGATCCACTCACCAACTGGGATAATAAGACCTGTTT
Proteins encoded in this region:
- a CDS encoding ATP-binding protein is translated as MNVELTLLLVLSGASFSISYYIWRNQFVYGLWLFWSITFLGLMLDVIGFFIYEGWDSAMISIAAAFLCIVVTSFLTFKFVAVVPTAKNIIFENMGEGVVVLDTKNRILDINHRLEKIVNIKKSDVVGISVEKITSKWLKQAVQGDGPVRYSITMQLGDVYYEVNSKLLEHEGKVVGRVVVLSNITSRILAEQRLGQLLQSEEKLLQTEVLAHMMFNHHQALMMIIESKTGHILEANKAAENFYQIPLVGRLTSELLESPHNVVEQDIEQYAKIGEYQFTTRHRLASGEVKDLSVHLTTKVVGEMILSFSISEDITEKLQLEKALREAKEKAENANQAKDNFLAIISHELRTPMNGILGMAKLVLGTKLQPDQRESLELVLVSGEKLLGLLNDLLDLAKINDGKLELECIYFSLQDMMNEFGRLIKIKSRKKGLQCMIHIEDDVPMGLYGDPRRLQQILMNLADNAVKFTKSGLIAITVNVKQRLDGTIKLLFTVRDTGIGIPQDKINVIFHKFTQVDSSTTRKYGGTGLGLSIVKHLVESMDGAVWVESSLGKGSSFYFTIDFAVPKNIPDNSLLELGSQESNKEHENIKPLKILLVEDEFINQKVAIKLLSNQGHIVTLASNGRQGVELFSTEHFDVIFMDIQMPEMDGIQATAAIREVEKRAGGTKHTPIIAMTAYAMKGDRERMLAAGLDEYVSKPLDFDLLTSILTKIDQERYGSGVKDDLINPTEDQEVLNSTYLEQLMTLCMDDVETVRAVISCFLDNGAQYMENIEKAVAEKDAIQLKMSAHRLKGAATYFGNQTVVDCAARLEKMGHDKQLSEIEMVFEQLQKATDELKLGLKEAWDVLNQKR
- a CDS encoding type IA DNA topoisomerase, encoding MKKLIIAEKPSVARNIADAINAKVRKDGFIEGNDYVITWAFGHLLQLYDVKDYDPSLKGWRLENFPYIPQEFKYKVKTSGINKEQVDSGAQKQINIINTLIARSDIEGIIAATDDDREGQVIFDEITIYLKTQKPIERLLLNEWTSDEVQRGLKNLKPNSNMQSLQDAGIGRQLADWLIGINLTSVATVKYRGDEKIKVLNIGRVLLPTLKIIYDRDKEIESFQESRYYKLIAEFNTRENVTFEGTYYEDDNEKFEQQEYLDVIREKINGKNAVVMAKTVERKKEYPPFLFNLSNLQGVITSKYKDWTSDKVLKTAQSLYEKKAITYPRTASQVLDESLIEKTEKVLNTHKQGNPFANEIIFHTAKRIFDSKKVESHSAIIPTYMLPGNLTNDEKIVYDEIKNRFLAQFMPIAESEETILTIKIDDNLLKGIFISKGKVQLTEGWKKIEKVTTKEVDLPMIKEKEQLVVENGKVTEIKRKAPKAHNEKTLLRVMETCGKSYEKEDSEEMMLAILSGFSIGTPATRAETIKKLKDVGYIRAKGKSLVCTDLGRMLVESFPVPDLFDLEYTGKLEKTLADIEKRKFHKSDFINMIVEFINKSVNDIKNDPKFGAKSTVASDVEILGQCPECSSPVVETPKSFGCSNWKNGCKFAIWKDDRYITSFGKQVSPEMIRLLLQNGRVGFRGLKSKKGTNFAAYFHYVKDENTSRYNWSIEFIDN
- a CDS encoding P-II family nitrogen regulator → MKMTKIDIVTRPGKLEELKEALNTIGVTGMTVSQVFGCGLQKGHTEIYRGKEYNINLLAGIKIEIVVCEVPVEKVIATVKRVCSTGKIGDGKIFIYPIENAIRIRTGEEGAIAILDPKDIRKDLV
- a CDS encoding ammonium transporter — translated: MKQLIIRIGTYILFMMFTTTTAFAEASVSNEFPKIDTGDTAFLLTCAALVMLMTPGLALFYGGMVRAKNVLSIIMQSFFLIGLISVQWILFGYTLAFGPDINHLIGSFSWLGLATVGQVPNTDYAATVPHMAFMIFQAMFAIITPAVISGAFAERMKFPAFILFTLLWATFVYDPFAHWVWGTGGWLREMGLLDFAGGTVIEILSGISGLIIAIFIGKRKDYNTEVILPHHLPMTVLGASLLWFGWLGFNAGSAFGANGLAVHAFVTTHAAGAAATLTWVMTEWLYHGKPTVLGAVSGGIAGLVSITPAAGFVDVLPAAFIGGISGVLCFLSVSRLKAKFSYDDSLDVFGVHGIGGIWGTFATGLFASKAINPAGADGFFFGNPHQLTIQLIGIGASVLFAAAGTYMILKIISALAPIRVDADQESVGLDLTEHGERGYIYQDLTAGSPLAFSGNEDPAREMTNLNWGIWPPKP
- a CDS encoding DNA-binding response regulator, yielding MKKAKVLLVDDDGIALLVHKKMLEGYSHVITATNANDALELIKKDSSIAVIVSDQYMPEMNGIELLQIVRTMAPAMVRIMITGFADLDVAMQAVNMGNVFRFLMKPCCKEDLVLAVADGIDKYCKITGGTLEHEVLTEQLTEREREVLIMLGNGFTSGEISLAMGITIGTVKTHVNHIFGKLEVNSRIKAVARAKKIGII
- a CDS encoding P-II family nitrogen regulator, giving the protein MQKITKIDVVTRPGKLEELKEALAAIGVTGMTVSQVFGCGLQKGHTEVYRGKEYNINLLAGIKVEIVVCEVPVTTVVETIKKVCRTGKIGDGKIFVYPIENAVRIRTGEEGDIAIIDPQEIKS